The Haladaptatus cibarius D43 genome window below encodes:
- a CDS encoding bacterio-opsin activator domain-containing protein: MGKGEDTASHTDIDRLALDTLPVNVAVLDEHGVIVATNRTWEVFGQENGLSMTTLGSSYLDVCDAADEPTADETAKGIRGIIAGERTEFSLEYPCHSPTEQRWFLLSAARTKTGDKPYVVVAHLNITNRKEREFQVERYQTIIQNAPLVLFVFDKDGTVILSEGRGLDALGISDGEIVGESMFDRHDELSDIGSDFTRALSGERVHSTREYEGLVFETAYQPVMDEFESIERVVGVAIDVTKREQHEQVLAALSDLTRVLLETETTEEVCEIAVDGAKDVLDLPETSIALYDENEQTLRIRAGELRDGAIADLLDIESHDGLAWLSFIENEPKSEDGVAVLPLGNHGVFVTKTEDESAFDVAELCSAAVESALGRADRERTLREHEATLRRQNAALERLNELNEGIRRIDRALVEARSRDEIEQAVCTRLASGGPYRFAWVGENDPGTKTVVPRKSAGIGRGFLDAVTVSPDDVAATDPTGIAVRTGRAQVVQDVLRDPPSEPWRREALKRGYRSACALPLRYEDAVYGVLTVYSDRQGTFDELERAVLDDVSQTVAYAINAVESKKALVGGEVVELRFDVVDSSIVFVAIERETGGHVEFMGVVSEPDGTLKTFFTVRDATVEDVKAVAAHSLEITDIQHVSDRNSAALFSAALTDSSFIGTLLDHGAVPETFVVDDLPAQVVVRLPANADIRTFVEVLQRRFPDIELRSRRQCEGGLTTGDFDVALTETLTDRQRETLETAYYSGFFDSPRKSTGEEVGRSLGISQPTFQHHLRAAERKLLSRLLESGV; encoded by the coding sequence ATGGGGAAGGGGGAAGACACCGCGAGTCACACCGACATCGACCGTCTTGCACTCGATACGCTTCCGGTGAACGTCGCCGTTCTCGACGAACACGGCGTCATAGTGGCGACGAACCGAACGTGGGAGGTGTTCGGTCAGGAAAACGGTCTTTCGATGACGACGCTCGGCAGTAGCTACCTCGACGTGTGCGACGCCGCCGACGAACCGACGGCCGACGAAACCGCGAAGGGGATTCGTGGGATTATCGCTGGGGAACGAACGGAGTTTTCGCTCGAATATCCGTGCCATTCGCCGACGGAACAACGCTGGTTTTTGCTGTCCGCGGCAAGGACGAAAACCGGCGACAAACCCTACGTCGTGGTTGCACACTTGAACATCACGAACCGCAAGGAACGCGAGTTCCAAGTCGAACGCTACCAGACCATCATCCAGAACGCGCCACTCGTCCTCTTCGTTTTCGACAAGGACGGAACGGTGATACTTTCCGAAGGTCGCGGCTTGGACGCCCTCGGAATCTCTGACGGCGAAATAGTCGGCGAATCTATGTTCGACCGCCACGACGAACTATCCGACATCGGAAGCGACTTTACACGCGCTCTCTCCGGCGAGCGCGTCCACTCGACACGGGAGTACGAAGGGTTGGTCTTCGAAACTGCCTATCAACCAGTCATGGACGAATTCGAGAGTATAGAGCGCGTCGTCGGTGTGGCGATAGACGTAACGAAACGAGAACAACACGAGCAGGTTCTCGCCGCGCTGTCCGACCTCACCCGCGTCCTACTGGAGACGGAAACGACGGAAGAAGTGTGCGAAATCGCTGTTGATGGAGCAAAAGACGTTCTTGACCTCCCCGAGACGTCCATCGCGCTGTACGACGAAAACGAACAAACGCTTCGGATTCGTGCGGGTGAACTACGAGATGGAGCGATAGCTGACCTCCTCGACATCGAAAGCCACGACGGCCTCGCGTGGCTGTCGTTCATCGAAAACGAACCGAAGTCCGAGGACGGCGTCGCCGTCCTCCCGCTCGGAAATCACGGGGTTTTCGTCACGAAAACCGAAGACGAATCCGCCTTCGACGTCGCGGAACTCTGTTCCGCGGCGGTCGAATCCGCGCTCGGCAGGGCAGACCGAGAGCGAACGCTCCGGGAACACGAAGCGACGCTCCGCCGCCAGAACGCCGCACTCGAACGACTGAACGAGTTGAACGAAGGGATTCGACGTATCGACCGAGCGCTTGTGGAGGCGCGAAGTCGGGACGAAATCGAACAAGCGGTCTGTACCCGACTGGCCAGCGGCGGCCCGTATCGGTTTGCGTGGGTCGGCGAAAACGACCCCGGAACGAAAACGGTGGTTCCCCGCAAATCCGCGGGTATCGGTCGCGGTTTCCTGGACGCGGTCACTGTTTCGCCGGACGACGTGGCCGCTACCGACCCGACAGGAATCGCGGTACGGACTGGGCGAGCACAGGTCGTCCAAGACGTTCTCCGCGACCCGCCGTCGGAACCGTGGCGACGTGAGGCGCTCAAGCGCGGCTATCGCTCTGCCTGTGCGCTCCCGCTTCGCTACGAGGACGCCGTGTACGGCGTCCTCACCGTCTACTCCGACCGACAAGGAACGTTCGACGAACTCGAACGGGCGGTTCTCGACGACGTGAGTCAGACGGTCGCCTACGCAATCAACGCCGTCGAGAGCAAGAAGGCGCTCGTGGGGGGCGAAGTAGTCGAACTCAGGTTCGACGTGGTCGATTCTTCCATCGTGTTCGTCGCCATCGAACGCGAAACCGGCGGCCATGTCGAGTTCATGGGTGTCGTCTCCGAACCCGACGGAACGTTGAAAACCTTCTTTACGGTTCGTGATGCCACAGTCGAAGACGTGAAAGCGGTTGCCGCCCACTCGCTCGAAATCACCGATATACAACACGTTAGCGACCGGAACAGTGCTGCACTGTTTTCCGCGGCGCTCACGGATTCGAGTTTCATCGGAACGCTACTCGACCACGGCGCGGTTCCGGAAACGTTCGTCGTGGATGACCTCCCCGCGCAGGTCGTCGTCCGCCTTCCGGCGAACGCCGACATTCGAACCTTCGTCGAAGTGCTTCAACGACGGTTCCCCGACATCGAACTCCGAAGTCGCCGTCAGTGCGAAGGCGGGTTGACTACCGGTGATTTCGACGTTGCGCTCACCGAAACGCTAACCGACCGACAGCGGGAAACGCTGGAAACGGCCTACTACAGCGGCTTTTTCGACTCGCCGCGAAAAAGCACGGGAGAGGAGGTCGGACGGTCGCTCGGAATTTCACAGCCGACGTTTCAACACCACCTGCGTGCGGCAGAGCGCAAGTTGCTCTCTCGGCTGCTCGAAAGCGGCGTCTAG
- the surE gene encoding 5'/3'-nucleotidase SurE yields the protein MGDSPEILLTNDDGIDSPGIHALYEALQEVGNVTTVAPATDQSAVGRAMSYEVEVEEHDIGYAITGTPTDCVVAGLTELGPYPDIVVSGCNNGANLGAYVLGRSGTVSAAVEAAFFDVPAIAVSLHVPNHMWPHDTTKEEYEEAARAATYLTEHSLDAGVFEQAEYLNVNAPMPGDEPAAMEVTRPSHVYDMNATNDGGVVTLHDLTWEQMDDETLPDPDGTDRRAVFEGRVSVSPLTAPHTTEHHESLDELVTAYHG from the coding sequence ATGGGCGACTCTCCGGAAATTCTTCTGACGAACGACGACGGTATCGACAGTCCCGGCATCCACGCGCTGTACGAGGCGCTCCAAGAAGTCGGCAACGTGACGACCGTCGCACCCGCAACCGACCAGAGCGCAGTCGGCAGAGCGATGTCCTACGAGGTGGAGGTCGAAGAACACGACATCGGCTACGCCATCACTGGAACCCCAACCGACTGCGTCGTCGCGGGACTGACCGAACTCGGCCCGTACCCGGACATCGTCGTCTCGGGGTGTAACAACGGTGCGAACCTCGGGGCCTACGTTCTCGGGCGCTCGGGAACCGTCAGCGCCGCCGTCGAAGCCGCCTTCTTCGACGTTCCCGCTATCGCAGTTTCGCTCCACGTGCCGAACCACATGTGGCCACACGACACGACGAAGGAGGAGTACGAGGAAGCGGCACGGGCCGCGACGTATCTCACCGAACACTCGCTCGACGCGGGCGTGTTCGAGCAGGCCGAGTACCTGAACGTCAACGCGCCCATGCCGGGCGACGAACCCGCGGCGATGGAAGTGACGCGACCCTCTCACGTTTACGACATGAACGCGACGAACGACGGCGGCGTCGTCACGCTTCACGATTTGACGTGGGAACAGATGGACGACGAGACGCTTCCCGACCCGGACGGAACCGACCGCAGAGCCGTGTTCGAAGGTCGAGTGAGCGTCTCGCCGCTGACTGCGCCGCACACCACGGAACATCACGAATCGCTTGACGAACTGGTGACGGCGTACCACGGGTAG